From a single Helicovermis profundi genomic region:
- a CDS encoding sigma-54-dependent transcriptional regulator, with the protein MKTKLLVVDDEKNMIWALNNALSSKKYCVVNAMNGVEAIKSFKNENPSLVLLDIKLPDIDGIEVLKELKKIDSNIPIIMMTAHGTIQTAITAMKIGATDYLSKPFDLEELKIIIEKALDIGEMKKQIYFLKNELKKTSNIAIIGKEKKFIEVIDMAKNVASSDATVLISGESGTGKEVVADYIHNLSERNERPLIKVNCASLSDSLLESELFGHEKGAFTGAFEKKLGRFERADGGSIFLDEIGEISQNVQVKLLRIIQQKEFERVGGIESLKLDVRIIAATNRDLKKLVEEGKFREDLFYRLNVIPIHMPPLRERKNDIPLLIEYFLKKYSVKMHKENIKFSKESIELMKNYRWRGNIRELENIIERMVILSKENIIKSESLPIEIFAKESIKSNYKLPEKGIKLDELEKEFILQALKKVNNNQTNAAKLLGITRHTLLYRMGKYKLKK; encoded by the coding sequence ATGAAAACTAAATTATTGGTTGTAGATGATGAAAAAAACATGATTTGGGCATTAAATAATGCACTATCATCAAAAAAATACTGTGTAGTTAATGCAATGAACGGAGTTGAAGCGATTAAAAGTTTTAAAAATGAAAATCCAAGTTTGGTTTTATTAGATATAAAGTTACCAGATATTGATGGAATTGAAGTTTTAAAAGAACTTAAAAAAATAGACTCCAATATACCAATTATTATGATGACAGCACATGGTACAATTCAAACTGCAATAACTGCTATGAAAATTGGTGCTACGGATTATTTGTCTAAACCTTTTGATTTAGAAGAATTAAAAATAATTATTGAGAAGGCACTAGATATAGGAGAAATGAAAAAACAAATATATTTTCTTAAAAATGAGCTCAAAAAAACTTCAAATATCGCAATAATTGGAAAAGAAAAAAAATTCATTGAAGTAATAGATATGGCTAAAAATGTAGCAAGTAGCGATGCGACAGTGTTAATTTCTGGAGAAAGTGGAACAGGAAAAGAAGTGGTCGCAGATTATATTCATAATTTAAGTGAAAGAAATGAGCGTCCATTAATAAAAGTAAATTGTGCCTCACTATCAGATAGTCTTTTAGAGAGTGAACTCTTTGGTCATGAAAAAGGAGCTTTTACCGGTGCTTTTGAAAAAAAACTTGGTAGATTTGAAAGAGCAGATGGTGGAAGTATTTTCTTAGATGAGATAGGTGAAATTTCACAAAACGTCCAAGTAAAACTATTAAGAATAATTCAGCAAAAAGAATTTGAAAGGGTCGGTGGAATAGAATCTCTTAAGCTTGATGTTAGAATTATTGCTGCAACGAATAGAGATTTAAAAAAGCTTGTTGAAGAAGGTAAATTTAGAGAAGATTTATTTTATAGATTAAATGTTATTCCGATTCATATGCCTCCTCTTAGAGAAAGAAAAAATGATATTCCACTTTTAATAGAATATTTTTTAAAGAAATACTCTGTTAAAATGCATAAAGAAAATATAAAATTTTCAAAAGAGTCAATAGAATTGATGAAAAATTATAGATGGAGAGGTAATATACGAGAACTAGAAAATATAATAGAAAGAATGGTTATACTTTCAAAAGAAAACATTATAAAAAGTGAATCTTTACCTATTGAAATCTTTGCAAAAGAAAGTATTAAATCTAATTATAAGTTGCCAGAAAAAGGAATAAAACTTGATGAATTAGAAAAGGAATTTATTTTACAAGCTTTAAAAAAAGTTAACAATAATCAAACAAATGCTGCAAAATTACTTGGAATAACAAGACATACTTTATTATATAGAATGGGAAAATATAAACTTAAAAAATGA
- a CDS encoding SoxR reducing system RseC family protein, giving the protein MKTFGRVISSNNDNVIVKVIRNSACGKSCEKCGSTCDMSYLISVNNDINAKNGEIVNIELNSNKVLKIAAVFYILPLFLIVLGIISIKIFLPISLSNTNSDLLAIFTGIFLYSICMVLIHKLNKNKNINYKISHRQF; this is encoded by the coding sequence ATGAAAACATTTGGTAGAGTTATTTCATCAAATAATGACAATGTTATTGTTAAAGTAATTAGAAATTCAGCTTGCGGGAAGTCTTGTGAAAAATGTGGATCTACATGTGATATGAGTTATTTAATATCTGTAAACAATGATATAAACGCTAAAAATGGTGAAATTGTAAATATCGAGTTAAATTCTAATAAAGTGCTAAAAATTGCAGCTGTTTTTTATATATTACCTTTATTCCTTATTGTACTTGGTATAATTTCAATTAAAATTTTTCTACCGATTAGCCTATCTAATACTAATTCAGATTTGCTTGCCATTTTTACTGGTATTTTTCTATATTCGATATGTATGGTATTAATTCATAAGTTAAATAAAAATAAGAATATAAATTATAAAATTTCACATAGACAATTTTAA
- a CDS encoding precorrin-2 dehydrogenase/sirohydrochlorin ferrochelatase family protein, whose translation MLPIMINTKNKYALIIGAGNVAYRKICKVLDHNMKVIVIAPSVCKKIEELLVKYSDAIKIYHENYTKDFIVKMEKEFEFFNDISFVIAATNNECVNSKIVYDFKKYKILTSSITEAKEIDFKFVGEISRGDLTITVSTNGKFPGLTKKIRKEIETDFPKEYSEYLNYLSKERYKIINRENDEDIKKKRIEELLKISYEKYILLTQEGNK comes from the coding sequence ATGCTTCCAATTATGATAAACACTAAAAATAAATACGCTCTTATTATAGGAGCTGGAAATGTTGCATATAGGAAGATATGCAAAGTTCTTGATCATAATATGAAAGTAATAGTAATCGCGCCATCTGTTTGTAAGAAGATTGAAGAACTGTTAGTAAAATATAGTGATGCTATTAAGATATATCATGAAAACTATACAAAAGATTTTATAGTAAAGATGGAAAAGGAGTTTGAATTTTTTAATGATATATCATTTGTTATAGCGGCAACAAATAACGAGTGTGTTAATTCCAAGATTGTTTATGATTTTAAAAAATATAAGATTTTAACATCATCAATTACTGAAGCTAAAGAAATTGATTTTAAGTTTGTTGGAGAAATTAGTAGGGGCGATTTAACTATTACAGTTTCAACTAATGGTAAATTTCCAGGTTTGACTAAAAAAATTAGAAAAGAAATTGAAACAGATTTTCCAAAGGAGTATTCAGAGTATTTAAACTATCTTTCAAAAGAAAGATATAAAATAATAAATAGAGAAAACGATGAAGATATAAAGAAAAAACGAATTGAGGAGTTACTAAAAATTTCATATGAAAAATATATTTTGTTAACTCAGGAGGGTAATAAATGA
- the hemC gene encoding hydroxymethylbilane synthase — MKLVVGTRGSNLALTQTKQIVNELEKKGHTVEIKIIKTKGDKILDKSLDKIGDKGLFVKELESELLEGKIDFAVHSFKDMPTEMEEDLFIVPIPKREERKDVLVLNPKYSSLSELPKGSIIGTGSTRRIIQLKSIRDDLNFFPVRGNIETRIKKIESENFGGIVLAYAALKRLNLTNKISYIFSEEEILPAPAQGALAIQVRKSNKGLIRVFNEISDEDDDIEVKCEREFMRLMDGGCHSPIGASAKTNEEEIELTGIFGSENLLKVVRKAQKGKKQNYKNIALILSKKIKEELNNEK, encoded by the coding sequence ATGAAATTAGTAGTAGGGACTCGAGGAAGTAATCTAGCTTTAACGCAAACGAAGCAGATTGTAAATGAACTTGAAAAAAAAGGTCACACGGTTGAAATTAAAATCATTAAAACTAAAGGTGATAAAATACTTGATAAGTCGCTTGATAAAATAGGTGATAAAGGACTATTCGTTAAGGAATTAGAATCTGAATTATTAGAAGGAAAAATTGATTTTGCGGTTCATAGTTTTAAAGATATGCCAACAGAAATGGAAGAAGATTTATTTATTGTGCCTATACCAAAACGAGAAGAAAGAAAAGACGTATTAGTCCTTAACCCAAAATATAGTTCGCTAAGTGAACTACCGAAGGGATCGATTATCGGAACAGGGTCAACAAGAAGAATTATTCAATTAAAGTCAATTAGGGATGATTTAAATTTCTTTCCTGTTAGAGGAAATATAGAAACTCGAATTAAAAAAATTGAATCTGAAAACTTTGGGGGTATTGTCCTAGCTTACGCTGCGCTTAAAAGACTTAATTTAACTAATAAAATTTCTTATATATTTTCAGAAGAGGAAATTTTACCAGCGCCTGCTCAGGGAGCCTTAGCTATCCAAGTAAGAAAAAGCAATAAAGGTTTAATTAGAGTGTTTAACGAAATTTCCGATGAAGATGATGATATAGAAGTAAAATGTGAAAGAGAATTTATGAGACTAATGGATGGAGGATGTCATTCGCCAATTGGAGCATCAGCAAAAACTAATGAAGAAGAAATCGAATTAACGGGGATCTTTGGCAGTGAAAATTTATTAAAAGTTGTAAGAAAAGCGCAAAAAGGAAAAAAACAAAATTATAAAAATATAGCATTAATTCTTTCTAAAAAAATTAAGGAGGAGTTAAATAATGAAAAATAA
- a CDS encoding sensor histidine kinase produces MNYKNKNLISLLFMIIVITFLHYFTSFNHWEIHEIYRRLYYIPIIFAAFKFRLRGGLVTSIFIVLIYTPHVVLNINNTDVNFLNQILEMFLFVFIGVITGYLAEKLDIKNQLLLSQLEKISQIEMLNENILNSMSSVLIALDLNKKVKITNKAFSNKFNKSKIKIPNFFEKDLEFSSMEIDADKVINGEEIIVKGILNIDGENKKEVFKYTMYPLVNYLNKTEGIVIILENVTEILELEKEIENSSRLTSIGLIASSIAHEIRNPLGIIQTIVQTIKYNSISEKKKDEGLDIIIEEITRANKFVNELLDFSKAKKEIIFRSDLSKLIDNVVTTLNVYEKKCNIKFKVKIVDELICAIQVDKIKQVFLNILLNAINSMDKGGVIIIKGYKKDSNAVIEFVDEGKGISKKNINEIFDPFFTSGKVGTGLGLAISKKIILEHNGLIEVESEVDKGSNFKVVLPLG; encoded by the coding sequence TTGAATTATAAGAATAAAAATTTAATAAGCTTGCTTTTTATGATAATAGTTATAACTTTTCTTCATTATTTTACATCGTTTAATCATTGGGAAATTCATGAAATTTATAGAAGACTATACTATATTCCTATTATTTTTGCAGCATTTAAATTTAGATTGAGGGGTGGATTAGTAACATCAATTTTTATAGTTCTTATTTACACACCACATGTTGTTTTAAACATAAATAATACAGATGTTAATTTTTTGAATCAAATTCTTGAAATGTTTTTATTTGTATTTATTGGTGTTATTACAGGGTACCTTGCAGAAAAATTGGATATAAAAAATCAGCTCTTATTGTCACAGTTAGAAAAAATATCGCAAATTGAAATGTTAAATGAAAACATTTTGAATAGTATGAGCAGTGTACTTATTGCCTTGGATTTAAATAAAAAAGTAAAGATCACAAATAAAGCATTTAGTAATAAATTTAATAAATCTAAAATTAAAATTCCAAATTTTTTCGAAAAAGATTTGGAATTTTCGAGCATGGAAATCGATGCAGATAAAGTAATAAATGGTGAAGAAATAATTGTAAAAGGCATTTTGAATATTGATGGAGAAAATAAAAAAGAAGTTTTTAAATATACAATGTATCCTTTAGTAAATTATCTAAATAAAACTGAAGGTATAGTAATTATTTTAGAAAATGTAACAGAAATTTTAGAGCTTGAAAAGGAAATTGAAAACTCCTCTCGTCTTACATCGATAGGGTTAATAGCATCAAGTATTGCACATGAAATAAGAAATCCGCTTGGCATAATTCAAACTATAGTTCAAACTATTAAATACAATAGTATTAGTGAGAAGAAAAAGGATGAGGGATTGGATATCATTATTGAAGAAATTACTAGAGCAAATAAATTTGTAAATGAATTGTTGGACTTTTCAAAAGCAAAAAAGGAAATTATTTTTAGATCTGATTTGTCTAAATTAATTGATAATGTAGTAACTACATTAAATGTTTATGAAAAAAAATGTAATATTAAATTTAAAGTTAAAATAGTTGATGAACTAATCTGCGCTATACAAGTAGATAAAATTAAGCAAGTATTTTTAAATATATTACTTAATGCAATAAACTCGATGGATAAGGGTGGGGTAATTATAATTAAAGGTTATAAAAAAGATAGTAATGCAGTTATAGAGTTTGTTGATGAGGGAAAGGGAATATCGAAGAAAAATATAAATGAGATATTTGATCCTTTCTTCACATCTGGAAAAGTTGGAACTGGTTTAGGATTAGCAATATCAAAAAAAATAATTTTAGAACATAATGGACTAATAGAAGTGGAAAGTGAAGTTGATAAAGGGAGTAATTTTAAAGTAGTCTTACCACTTGGTTGA
- the hemL gene encoding glutamate-1-semialdehyde 2,1-aminomutase yields MNNSNSIFNRAKKVIPGGVNSPVRAFGAVGIDPIFVKSALGSKIYDVDGNEYIDYICSWGPLIFGHSKKEFISGVEEIMMRGTSYGLPTEIEVSMAELIVDAYPSIDMVRMVSSGTEATMSAIRLARGYTKKNKIIKFEGCYHGHSDSLLVKSGSGTLTYFEPTSLGVPSKVVEDTLVAKYNDIESVKKLIEMYGDDIATVIVEPVAGNMGVVAPDIKFMKELRRITEDNNILLIFDEVITGFRVSYGGAQEVLGIKPDITCLGKIIGGGLPVGAYGGRKEIMELVSPLGGVYQAGTLSGNPLAMHMGYKTLKALKNDKSLYTKIENLAIYFENELNRIIQDLKAPLTVTRFKGMLCIFFIDNEIKSYDDVKGSDLKSYAEFFRKMLKEGVILPPAQFEGLFLSDAHTKEDVETTIVKMEKVLRKMY; encoded by the coding sequence ATGAATAATTCAAATTCGATTTTTAATAGAGCAAAAAAAGTAATTCCAGGCGGTGTTAATAGTCCTGTTAGGGCGTTTGGAGCAGTAGGAATTGATCCTATTTTTGTTAAAAGTGCATTAGGTTCTAAGATTTATGATGTTGATGGAAATGAGTATATTGACTATATATGTTCATGGGGACCACTTATTTTTGGTCATTCAAAAAAAGAATTTATAAGTGGTGTAGAAGAAATCATGATGAGAGGTACCAGCTATGGACTTCCTACTGAAATAGAAGTAAGTATGGCGGAATTGATAGTTGATGCTTATCCGTCAATAGATATGGTTAGAATGGTTAGTTCTGGTACAGAGGCTACCATGAGTGCAATTAGATTAGCTAGAGGATATACAAAAAAAAATAAAATAATTAAATTTGAAGGATGTTATCATGGTCATTCTGATTCTTTATTAGTTAAATCTGGTTCAGGAACCTTAACGTATTTTGAACCAACAAGTTTAGGAGTTCCCAGTAAAGTAGTAGAGGACACACTTGTAGCAAAATATAACGATATTGAGTCTGTTAAAAAATTAATTGAAATGTATGGAGACGATATTGCAACTGTCATAGTAGAACCTGTTGCAGGAAACATGGGCGTTGTTGCACCGGATATTAAGTTTATGAAAGAACTTAGAAGAATAACGGAAGATAATAATATACTTCTAATTTTTGATGAAGTAATTACAGGCTTTAGAGTTTCATATGGCGGAGCGCAAGAAGTACTAGGTATTAAGCCAGATATTACATGCCTTGGGAAAATCATTGGTGGTGGACTTCCGGTTGGTGCATATGGCGGGCGAAAAGAAATAATGGAGTTAGTTTCACCTCTTGGAGGGGTTTATCAGGCGGGAACACTTTCTGGTAATCCACTTGCTATGCATATGGGTTATAAAACTTTAAAGGCTTTAAAAAATGATAAGAGCCTTTATACAAAAATTGAAAATCTTGCTATTTACTTTGAAAATGAGTTAAATAGAATAATACAGGATCTTAAAGCGCCGTTAACTGTAACTAGGTTTAAAGGTATGTTATGTATTTTCTTTATTGATAATGAAATAAAATCGTATGACGATGTTAAAGGATCAGACTTAAAATCGTATGCCGAATTTTTTAGAAAGATGTTAAAAGAAGGTGTGATTTTACCACCTGCTCAATTTGAAGGATTGTTTTTATCGGATGCTCATACAAAAGAAGATGTTGAAACAACAATTGTAAAAATGGAAAAGGTACTGAGAAAAATGTACTAG
- the hemB gene encoding porphobilinogen synthase yields the protein MFNRTRRLRTNKVLRDMVRENKLSTENFIYPLFFVEGNNIKEEISTMPGVFHFSVDMIKEELNELISLGIKKVLVFGVPNHKDSIGSESFNDEGIVQMAVKEIKKHSPDMFVITDVCMCQYTDHGHCGILSDIGVVKNDITLDYLSKIALSHALSGADMVAPSDMMDGRVSAIRQTLDNNGFKYVSIMAYSAKYASNFYGPFREAAHSAPSFGDRKTYQMDFSNSDEALIEIESDIEEGADIIMVKPALSYLDIIRRAKDNFNIPIAAYNVSGEYSMIKNAISQGLVSDDIIYEIVLSIKRAGAGIIITYFAKELAKKINNENL from the coding sequence ATGTTTAATAGAACTAGAAGACTTAGAACAAACAAAGTGCTTAGAGATATGGTAAGAGAAAACAAATTATCAACGGAAAATTTTATTTACCCTTTATTTTTTGTTGAAGGTAATAATATAAAAGAAGAAATATCTACAATGCCAGGAGTTTTTCATTTTTCAGTGGATATGATAAAAGAAGAACTTAATGAACTAATATCACTTGGAATTAAGAAGGTTCTTGTATTTGGAGTTCCAAATCATAAAGATAGTATTGGATCAGAAAGTTTTAATGATGAAGGAATTGTTCAAATGGCTGTGAAAGAGATAAAAAAGCACTCTCCTGATATGTTTGTAATTACTGATGTTTGTATGTGTCAGTATACTGATCATGGACACTGTGGCATATTAAGTGATATTGGAGTGGTAAAGAATGATATTACTTTAGATTACTTAAGTAAAATTGCTCTTTCTCATGCACTTTCTGGTGCTGATATGGTTGCACCTTCAGATATGATGGATGGAAGGGTATCTGCAATAAGACAAACATTAGATAATAATGGATTTAAATATGTGTCAATTATGGCTTACTCTGCAAAATACGCTTCAAATTTTTATGGACCCTTTAGAGAAGCAGCACACTCAGCTCCATCTTTTGGTGATAGAAAAACATATCAAATGGATTTTTCTAATTCAGATGAAGCTTTAATTGAAATAGAATCGGATATTGAAGAAGGTGCTGATATTATAATGGTCAAACCCGCTCTATCTTATTTAGATATTATTAGAAGGGCTAAAGATAATTTTAATATTCCAATTGCAGCTTACAATGTAAGTGGTGAATATTCAATGATTAAAAATGCTATTAGCCAAGGACTAGTAAGTGATGATATTATTTATGAAATAGTGTTATCTATTAAAAGAGCAGGTGCGGGTATAATAATAACTTATTTTGCTAAAGAATTGGCAAAAAAAATTAATAATGAAAATTTATAA
- a CDS encoding CC/Se motif family (seleno)protein codes for MTKNIKINLEKDVIDFMRKKNRTELTLTVRISGGGCCETFEISEIDLNKPSNIDLYNVFKIDDIDIYISKNTKISTPLLNFKLEKSLFSKNIIAVGVLLKKH; via the coding sequence ATGACTAAAAATATTAAAATTAACCTTGAAAAAGATGTTATTGATTTTATGAGAAAAAAAAATAGAACCGAACTTACTTTAACCGTTCGAATAAGTGGAGGTGGTTGTTGTGAAACTTTTGAAATTTCAGAAATTGATTTAAATAAGCCCTCAAATATAGACCTTTATAATGTTTTTAAAATAGACGATATAGATATATATATTTCAAAAAACACAAAAATATCTACGCCTTTATTAAATTTCAAATTAGAAAAATCTTTATTTAGTAAAAACATTATAGCTGTAGGTGTGCTTCTTAAAAAGCATTAA
- the hemA gene encoding glutamyl-tRNA reductase — MKGEQMIVSVIGLNHETANLEIREKLAFNESKKIEVITDILDMGIKEVVILSTCSRTELYFVTKSSNLELHTNKIVDYLNKKHSIINLKKFLYILSGHYCNIHLFKVTSGLNSIVIGEDQILGQVKDAHDFSMELGGSKKILNKFFRDAVTCSKFIKNEFKISEIPLSLSYIGIKFIKEKINNFKEKKAMIIGYGNMGELALEYLIEYGVKDIVVVGRDVSKFDNLFNKYNNAVNIELVDFNDRYSKIPEIDIIISSTTASHTVLNKKDFDLIKSINNELYILDLAMPRDVDINIQKLENIHVYFLDDLKDYSDKNSKKREKLAGDAYKIIEERVEMFENWIEFSNVDKFISDINKLSDEIEKDTFDYLESKLTLSHKENKILNKMLHSALKRVIRKPILKLKNIENTEKRENYLEMLDDVFDFNEEK, encoded by the coding sequence ATGAAAGGAGAGCAAATGATAGTATCAGTAATAGGTTTGAATCATGAAACAGCAAATTTAGAAATAAGAGAAAAATTAGCATTTAATGAATCAAAAAAAATTGAAGTTATAACTGATATACTTGACATGGGTATTAAAGAAGTAGTTATTTTATCTACGTGTTCAAGAACAGAATTATATTTTGTAACGAAATCAAGCAATTTAGAATTACATACTAATAAGATTGTTGATTATTTAAATAAAAAACATAGTATCATAAATTTAAAAAAATTTCTTTATATATTAAGTGGACATTATTGCAATATACATCTATTTAAAGTCACATCAGGCTTAAACTCAATCGTAATAGGTGAGGATCAAATTTTAGGTCAAGTTAAAGACGCTCATGATTTTTCAATGGAGCTTGGTGGAAGCAAGAAAATTCTTAACAAATTTTTTAGGGATGCTGTTACATGTTCAAAGTTCATTAAAAACGAATTTAAAATTTCTGAAATACCATTATCTTTGAGTTATATAGGAATAAAGTTTATTAAGGAAAAAATAAATAATTTTAAGGAAAAAAAAGCTATGATAATTGGATATGGTAACATGGGTGAACTTGCTCTAGAATACCTTATTGAATATGGTGTTAAAGATATTGTTGTTGTAGGAAGAGATGTTTCTAAATTTGATAATTTATTTAATAAATATAATAACGCTGTTAATATAGAATTAGTTGATTTTAATGATAGATATAGTAAAATTCCAGAAATAGATATTATTATTTCTTCTACTACAGCATCTCATACGGTTCTAAATAAAAAAGATTTTGACCTTATAAAATCGATTAATAATGAACTTTATATTTTAGATCTAGCAATGCCACGAGATGTCGATATAAATATTCAAAAACTTGAAAATATTCATGTATATTTCCTTGATGATTTAAAAGACTACTCTGATAAAAACAGTAAAAAACGAGAAAAATTAGCTGGAGATGCTTATAAAATCATAGAAGAAAGAGTTGAAATGTTTGAAAATTGGATTGAATTTTCAAATGTTGATAAATTTATTTCAGATATTAATAAATTGTCAGATGAAATAGAAAAGGATACTTTTGACTATCTTGAAAGTAAACTAACTTTATCTCATAAAGAAAATAAAATACTAAATAAAATGTTACACTCTGCGCTTAAAAGAGTAATTAGAAAGCCAATTTTAAAACTTAAAAATATAGAAAATACTGAAAAAAGAGAGAATTATCTTGAAATGCTTGATGATGTATTTGATTTTAATGAGGAAAAATAA
- the cobA gene encoding uroporphyrinogen-III C-methyltransferase, translating into MKNKVYLVGAGPGDINLITVKGKKLIEKADVLIYDRLANKKFLQYKKDDCELYYVGKASSNHTLTQDEINKLIVNKAKENLLVVRLKGGDPYVFGRGAEEGEFLLKNDLDFEVVPGITSAIGGLAYAGIPITHRDFASSFHVFTGHFKSDDRDHNWDAIALLKGTLVFLMGLSNVKNICSNLESYGKSKETPVAIISNATRTNQEIIRGTIENISEVLAKSSIVSPALLVVGDVVNLSKILSSPLDGKLRGKKIIVTRSRKQSSSLTSSLESFGANVIEMPAIKIKKILKENEFKIHINELSKITHIIFTSVNGVEIYFEELLKNNYDARKLAGIKIVAIGSSTRNKLKQYGIIADIMPKKFVAEEVFKSIKGTIDSSSYVVLPRAKGSRKYLLDEISSICKTKEILLYESIKDEELIKTDISEVENTDYITFTSSSTVKNFIESFDTKSVDLINTKKIISIGPITSATLKEYGVNNVIEADEYTIDGIIDVLLKDNEVKNV; encoded by the coding sequence ATGAAAAATAAAGTATATTTAGTTGGGGCTGGTCCTGGGGATATCAATTTAATTACTGTAAAGGGGAAAAAGCTTATTGAAAAAGCTGACGTCCTTATATATGATAGGTTAGCAAATAAGAAATTTTTGCAATACAAAAAAGATGACTGTGAACTTTATTACGTAGGAAAAGCAAGCTCAAATCATACACTGACGCAAGATGAAATTAATAAACTTATAGTCAATAAAGCTAAAGAAAATCTGTTAGTTGTAAGGTTAAAAGGCGGAGATCCATATGTTTTTGGAAGAGGAGCAGAGGAAGGTGAATTTTTACTTAAAAATGATCTTGACTTTGAAGTTGTTCCTGGTATAACTTCTGCAATAGGTGGACTTGCTTATGCGGGAATTCCAATTACACACCGTGATTTTGCATCATCTTTTCACGTTTTTACAGGCCACTTTAAAAGTGATGATAGAGACCATAACTGGGATGCTATTGCCTTGTTAAAAGGAACTTTAGTTTTTTTAATGGGACTAAGTAATGTGAAAAATATATGCTCTAATTTAGAAAGTTATGGTAAATCAAAAGAAACGCCTGTTGCGATTATTAGTAATGCGACTAGAACTAACCAAGAGATTATAAGAGGTACAATTGAAAATATTAGTGAAGTTTTAGCTAAATCTTCCATTGTAAGTCCTGCGCTTTTAGTTGTTGGCGATGTAGTTAATTTATCTAAAATATTAAGCTCTCCCCTTGATGGTAAGTTAAGAGGAAAAAAAATAATTGTAACAAGAAGCCGAAAACAGAGTAGTTCATTAACTTCTTCCCTTGAATCATTTGGAGCTAATGTCATTGAAATGCCAGCAATTAAAATAAAAAAAATACTTAAAGAAAATGAATTTAAAATTCATATAAATGAATTAAGTAAAATTACTCATATAATTTTTACTAGTGTTAATGGAGTAGAAATATATTTTGAAGAACTATTAAAAAATAACTATGATGCAAGAAAATTAGCAGGAATTAAAATCGTTGCTATTGGGTCATCAACTAGGAATAAACTTAAGCAATATGGAATTATTGCTGATATTATGCCAAAGAAATTTGTTGCAGAAGAAGTATTTAAATCTATTAAAGGAACAATAGATTCATCGAGTTATGTAGTTTTGCCAAGAGCTAAGGGGTCAAGAAAATATTTATTAGATGAAATTTCTAGCATTTGTAAGACTAAAGAGATACTTCTTTATGAATCTATAAAAGATGAAGAATTAATTAAAACAGATATTTCAGAAGTTGAAAATACCGATTATATTACTTTTACAAGTTCTTCAACGGTTAAAAATTTTATTGAATCTTTTGATACAAAGTCAGTTGATCTAATTAACACTAAGAAAATAATTTCCATTGGTCCAATAACATCTGCAACTTTAAAAGAGTATGGAGTTAACAATGTTATTGAAGCAGATGAATACACAATTGATGGAATTATAGATGTGTTATTAAAAGATAATGAGGTGAAAAATGTTTAA